One segment of Tachyglossus aculeatus isolate mTacAcu1 chromosome 16, mTacAcu1.pri, whole genome shotgun sequence DNA contains the following:
- the MYOC gene encoding LOW QUALITY PROTEIN: myocilin (The sequence of the model RefSeq protein was modified relative to this genomic sequence to represent the inferred CDS: inserted 1 base in 1 codon) — protein sequence MSAGQLLLCLVAEALEKRGNLTKANDKNGRCIYSFSVPSPVQSSCSDGDQDRAAFLDLQRSELEAAKHRLGALEALVGRPRGSPTPGLEPQGVEELRKELELLREEKAQRDAQAATPEAAYRTPLGERSSVEEERRRLERENADLRKNLESSSSQSRCGQGTATPGRDPAGGPRKVRLQRQKVSKWGLENTAFQELKSDLTEIAAPSLTQESPSSQAGTGDSDTGCGQLVWVGDLVTLQXAETIAGKYGVWMRDPEPVPPHSRKTTWKVDAIGTNVRRVAEYATVSQFSKGLPSKVHVLPGPMESTGAVVYRGGLYFQRQKSRTLTRYELKTETVKVQREVPAAGYHGRFPYSLGGYTDIDLAVDELGLWVTYSTERARGAIVLSRLDPDTLETGQTWETNIRKQSVANSFLICGTLYTISSYSAFNATINFAYDTGTNSSKALAIPFKNQYRYCSMVDYNPAEKKIFAWDNFHMVTYDIRLSKV from the exons ATGTCAGCCGGTCAGCTGCTGCTGTGTTTGGTGGCCGAGGCCCTGGAAAAGAGGGGCAACCTCACAAAGGCCAACGATAAGAACGGGAGATGCATCTACTCGTTCAGCGTGCCCAGCCCCGTCCAGTCAAGCTGTTCggatggggaccaggacagggcggCCTTCCTCGACCTCCAGAGGTCAGAGCTAGAGGCTGCCAAACACAGACTGGGTGCTCTCGAGGCCCTCGTCGGTCGCCCACGGGGGAGCCCAACTCCGGGCCTCGAGCCTCAGGGGGTCGAGGAACTTCGGAAGGAACTGGAGCTCCTGAGAGAGGAGAAGGCTCAGCGAGATGCCCAGGCCGCCACCCCGGAGGCTGCCTACAGAACCCCCCTAGGGGAGAGGTCatctgtggaggaggagagacggCGTCTGGAGCGGGAGAACGCGGACCTAAGGAAGAACCTGgaaagcagcagcagccagaGCCGGTGTGGCCAAGGCACGGCAACCCCAGGCAGAGACCCCGCCGGGGGGCCGAGGAAGGTAAGGCTGCAGCGGCAAAAGG TTTCAAAGTGGGGCTTAGAGAACACAGCCTTCCAGGAGCTGAAGTCTGACTTAACAGAGATTGCTGCTCCCAGTCTCACCCAAGAGAGTCCTTCCAGCCAAGCTGGCACAGGAGACTCAGACACTG GGTGCGGTCAACTGGTCTGGGTCGGCGATCTGGTCACCTTGC AGGCGGAGACCATCGCTGGCAAGTATGGTGTCTGGATGAGAGACCCCGAGCCCGTCCCCCCGCACAGCAGGAAGACCACCTGGAAGGTCGACGCCATCGGGACGAATGTTCGCCGGGTGGCCGAGTATGCCACCGTCAGCCAGTTCTCCAAAGGCCTCCCTTCCAAGGTCCACGTCCTGCCCGGGCCCATGGAGAGCACGGGGGCCGTGGTCTACCGTGGCGGCCTCTACTTCCAGAGGCAGAAGTCCAGGACCCTGACCAGATACGAACTGAAGACGGAAACTGTGAAGGTTCAGAGGGAGGTTCCCGCCGCGGGCTACCACGGGCGCTTCCCTTATTCTTTGGGGGGCTACACCGACATCGACCTGGCAGTGGACGAACTCGGGCTCTGGGTCACCTACAGCACCGAGCGGGCCAGGGGAGCCATCGTCCTGTCCAGGCTGGACCCGGACACTCTGGAGACGGGGCAAACCTGGGAGACCAACATTCGCAAGCAATCTGTCGCTAACTCTTTCCTGATTTGCGGCACTCTGTACACCATCAGTAGCTACTCTGCTTTTAATGCCACCATCAACTTTGCCTACGACACGGGCACCAACAGCAGCAAGGCCCTGGCCATCCCATTCAAGAACCAGTACAGATACTGCAGTATGGTTGACTACAATCCCGCTGAAAAGAAGATCTT